The following is a genomic window from Thunnus maccoyii chromosome 13, fThuMac1.1, whole genome shotgun sequence.
ATATACACTGCAAGCTGATGAATTGATGAGAGGCAGGTGAGCAGACTGGGAgtggtgatgaggtgatgagctGATTGCAGACAGGAGTGTAGAGCTGGGAGCcaggccaacacacacacccacacaaacataaacacagagagagagacagacaggggaaCACTAGGGAGTCTCCAGGTACCATAATAGTACTATTTCTATATTGtagaaaatattaaagacaTCAAAATGGAACCATTTAGTGAacaaaaactgttaaacaaacaaaaatatgtttcatattttggattcctcaaagtagccacTGATTGCCTTGATGACAGTTTTGAACACTATTGGCAATATCTTAACCCTCTTAATGCATTTGagaccatcagttgtgttgtgctgaTGTAGTGTTGCTATACAGAAAATAGCCTTATTTGACTATTGTAGTAATGCATATAAGGGCAAGAACTGCTCAACTAACTAAAGTGTAATGACAGTCTGTCATTACTTTACTGAAGGTCAGTCAATCCGGGTAGTTTCAAGAACTATCACAGTTTCTTCAAGTGCAGTCGTAAAAACCGTCAAATGCTGTGCTCATCCAATccaatccactttatttatatagcacgactttaacaaacacaaggtttccaaagtgctgcacatcaagataaaaaaataaaataaaataaggacTGTCCCGGGAAATGAAGACAAAGAGTTAGTTCATTCAAGTTATCAGCCTCAGAAATCGCCACGTAATAGCACCTTAGAGCCCAAATCAATGCCTCCCAGAGTTCAAGTAGCAGACACATCTCAACATAGACTGTTCATGGAGAGTGGAGAGTGGAGAGTGGTTCCAACTGTGAAGCATGGAGGAGGTATGATGGTTTGGGGTGCTTTTCTGGTGACACACTTAACCCACATGGCTACCACAACATTCTGCAGCGACATGCCATCCTATCTGGTTTGTGCTTATTTGAActatcatttgtttttcaacaaGACAGGGACCCAAAACATACCTCCAGGCTATGTAAGGGCTATTAATCAAGCTGAGTCTGACAGTCAGTCACTAATGCTTTTCATTGTGCCATATCAGTCCTTGTAAAATCAAATAAACCTCTTAGATTAGTTGCAGTATCGACAGATAGGATGTTTTTCAATGGCAATCTTGGCCCAACAACCAACCTCGACTATTTAAGTCTGAGGTGTCAACAACACTCAATTATTTAACAAGTTTAAGAGCTGCGTTGAGATGTACCAGCAGCAGTATGTGCCTTGAATAGCAGTCAGTTTTTATATTGCATACAATTCATAACAGATGTCTAGTATTGTATGCCAGACAGCTCCCtacatcaccaccatcatcatgtTAACAACCTCTCAAAGTATGACCTCGAACCTATTAACACATTATGAATGTAGTTTCCTAAATTTGAAAACAGATGTATGCAAAATGGCATATTTTGGGTCTAAATTtgctatattatattatatatttaacatatattcatacacatctatctatctatatccatatatatatatatatggatatagatagatagatatctatatccatatatatatatatatggatatagatagatagatagatagatagatagatatagatagatatacatatatacatacagtgaaGCATTGTAAAACAACAGTTGCTGGTGATGCTATAGATGAATTGTTTCTTTTTCGCAAATAACTTTATGTTCAGCGGTGTACATTCacaacatgttaaaaataattttgcaaGGGAGATCATACAGTCATATGgaaaatgcaacagaaaaaaacattcaatgaCAAGATACCACATAATAGCCATTTTAATAGTAAAACTGTAGTACTTATTACTGAGAAGTTATGAGTACAGACTTACAAATCACAAATATTCTATTGCTCCCTACTGTGTCAATTCAGCACTGATAAAGAGTTCACCTTTCTGGATGAGGTTGTGTTGTGAAGCTTGTTTCTTTTGAAAACCTTCTTTACAGAGTTCAGCACCTCTTCTGTCTTTAAAGAGTACACAATAGGATTAAGCAAAGCTGGTAATGTGTGTGTCAACGATGAGTTTATTATCCTGGCGTTAGGATGGATGTCGGAGGCCACTGCAGCTATGTTGATGCCCACAAGTGGTAGGAAGAAAATAGCCACAATGATCAGGTGAGAAGTACAAGTTTTTAAAGCTTTGAGTCGCTCCTCTCCTGATGCAATCCTGCTCAGTGCTATGGCAATGCAAACATATGTGATTCCTATTAGTATAAGAGGAATACAGAGGATTATAATGAAAGCAACATATGCCATTATGTTATTTAAAGAAGTGTCATTACAGGCCAGATAATATACTGGCCCATGATCACAGAAAAAGCTCTTTATCACCAAAGATCTACAGAAAGACAGGCGATCAATAAGCCCAACAGTAAATGCTACAAGACTCAATAAAAAAACCCATACAAACAGCAGCATTGCAGTAATAGCTGGTTTAGTCACAATAATATGATACCTTAAAGGAAAAGAAATTGCTATAAATCTGTCATATGCCATAGTGACAAGTGTCCATGATTGTACACTtccaaagaataaaacaaagaacataTAACTCAAGCAAGCCTCATAGACAATGTAcctgttatcaaacaaaaatgtgtctaaGAGTTTTGGAATAAGAGCAGTGCTGCCACACAAATCTGTCACAGCCAGGTTGGACACAATCATGTATTTAGGAGTATGAAGAGTCTCGACCAGGTAGataacagagaggagaagaacatTCCCAAGAACAGTcattatataaacaaaacacaggaataCATAGTAATACTCAACATGAGGAATGTTAGAAAATCCACTAATATAGAATTTTGCAGGGCGAACAAATGTGGCATTAAATATGGTGGCAGCTTTCTCTTCAGGACTCATTATGGATATCTGTTTCcctaaatgtaaaaagaaaaatatataataataaaggaTGACACATTTTGATTGTTTGGTAAATGTTGCTGTGACCAAACTCACCTCAGATGACAGGTCTAAAATGCAGTGCACTAAAGTGAGTTGTACTGTGAGAGACTTGTCATTTATATTTGCAGCTTTCGTTGTGGGATGAGTGCAGGTGGCTGTGTCACATGGTCATGAATTGGATATTCATACAGGCTATTTCAAAATTTCATAGTTTATGTCATCAGTTTACTTATGTAATCAACTCTGTTAATTGCTGTCACCAGTGAATCATCAGTCAAACAGCAGAAAGTAGCATAGTcagtattttactgtaaaacaagTCTACAGCAATGCTCTATAAGACTGTGCATTGGCACAGctgtgctttaagctaaatTTGAACATTAGCACCCTAAAATGCTGCAAAGTTGATATAACAATgatgctaataataataataacaataataaactcCATATGGCACCTTtcataaacaaaatacagctCAAAGTGcataacatttctgttttagtttagtttatcaTGCTGTGACTCgggaggtagagcgggtcgtccactaatctgtagattggcggttcgattcccggctcctccagtctgcatgtcgatgtgtccttgggcaagatacttgACCCCAAATTGCTCGTGATGGCtatgccatcagtgtgtgaatgtgtgtgaatgattagatttccactgatgggcaggttgggaccttgcatggtagcccctgtacccattcagtgtatgaatgtgtgtgaataggtgaatgtggttcgtagtgtaaaaagcgctttgagtggtaAGAGGACTAGAGAGGCGCTATACAATTACAgttcatttaccatttaccatttaaaatgTGCTAACTAGCACTAACACCAAGAAGAAGCTGATTGGAATATCATTAGGTTTTTATTTGATCctaaactaaaatatttaacaaattaacattttgacctgatggtggactagggaggagggagagctgTTTTTTAGCCATTTAGTGGCATGGCTTTATGAATGGCAATCTCCACCATCTTCAACAGGGCTGCGGATTGGACTCCACCCTGCCTGTTAATGTAAGCGACTGTGGTGCGGTTGTCTGTTATCACCAACACATGTCTCCCCTGAACCAGAGTCAGGAGGTGTCGCAGAACCAAGAGCACTGCCTGAAGTATGAGGAGGTTGATGTGTCAGTTTCACCTGAAGGCCACACACCACCTATCGCTCTCCCTAGGCAAATGCCTCCCTACCCCGTCAGGGACGCATCTGTGAACATCGCTATATAGGAGGTCACTTGACCCAGCAGTGTCTCCGTTGACAGTTGCTGTGGGAACCCCCAGTAACGCAGGTCCTCCTGCACTGATGGGGGAACACTCACCAAGCATTCCCAGTGCCTCTTGGAATCCAAGCACAGGTTGGCAAACCACTGTAGCAGCCTGTACATGTGCAGGAGCCCCAGTGGAACAACTGGCCCACCGCCATGAGCCCCAACACCTGCATGACAATCAGAGCTGTCACTGCCGCTCTGCGCCAGTCTGAggactgcctgctgcagggCAGAGTACTCATAGACTATCCCTTGAAAGGCAAAATGCAGGAGATAGATTTATCTTGGCCCATGGGGGACCGGTATCGAAAGAATCCATCACTGTCAGTATCCTCAACACAGCCTTAGATATTGTGTCAGTGCATCCGTCACCTTACAAGGAGGGGAGCAGACTTTatgtctcctctcctcagtcCGTGAGCGGGCCCAGGCAGTTGAACATAGCCCTTGCTGATGTGATGCTCCCTCCCACTGACAGTCATTGCCAGTTTTTGCTCCGGCATGGGCCGCTCCGCTGTCACGGGAGGGCCGGTGCTACAGTGTCTCCATTGAAGTGGTCTGGGAGGTGGCTGAGGCAGTGGGGGCTGGCTGTGCTCTGCCCTGTCTGCGCACTCTCTTCCTTGCCATGGTGTTGTGGTGAAGCACCTCGTCTCCTCTCTAGCTAGAAGAAAGCGCAAGTAGTAGATGACCGCTCAGCTgtgcctcctcctctccaggtGGCAGTAGCGAAACCCGGACTCCAGCGGAGTATTAGCCGCAGCAACACCCAATGTTCCCAGATTGTTAGCTACCATAGCCAGCTGTGCGCCCAGGcggaatatttttttttaaatattccaGTGTGTCCCTATCATGCACCAGCAGAGGCTGCGGCTTCCTACTTACCGCCCTGCCAGTCCAGTAAGGAATCAGGAGGGCTATGAGGGCCTCTTCCAGGGGGGTCACACTGGGACAGCCTGACTCTGTGTGGCCCTGCAATCTCAGGAAGGAAACCAGTCCTGCCACTGgtgattttgttt
Proteins encoded in this region:
- the LOC121910268 gene encoding olfactory receptor 1-like, which encodes MSPEEKAATIFNATFVRPAKFYISGFSNIPHVEYYYVFLCFVYIMTVLGNVLLLSVIYLVETLHTPKYMIVSNLAVTDLCGSTALIPKLLDTFLFDNRYIVYEACLSYMFFVLFFGSVQSWTLVTMAYDRFIAISFPLRYHIIVTKPAITAMLLFVWVFLLSLVAFTVGLIDRLSFCRSLVIKSFFCDHGPVYYLACNDTSLNNIMAYVAFIIILCIPLILIGITYVCIAIALSRIASGEERLKALKTCTSHLIIVAIFFLPLVGINIAAVASDIHPNARIINSSLTHTLPALLNPIVYSLKTEEVLNSVKKVFKRNKLHNTTSSRKVNSLSVLN